In the genome of Vanacampus margaritifer isolate UIUO_Vmar chromosome 1, RoL_Vmar_1.0, whole genome shotgun sequence, one region contains:
- the lclat1 gene encoding lysocardiolipin acyltransferase 1: MAVSVRGLYFVLTLFLASFFGSVFMLGPVLPLMLLSPAWYRWITDRIVATWLTLPVSLLELVFGVKVVITGDAFVPGERSVIIMNHRTRLDWMFLWCCLLRYSYLRLEKICLKAALKAVPGFGWAMQVACFVFIHRRWEKDKEHLGNMLDYFCDIREPLQLLLFPEGTDLTENTRVRSDEFAAQNNLPKYQHVLHPRTTGFTFIVERLRKGDNLDAVHDITVAYPKNIPQTERHLMLGHFPREIHFHVRRYPVATLPAPSAELESWCRERWAEKESRLRDFYSGQPRAFDREGVSRVPPCKSELRVALIKAASLLYWTGFIALCFAGLWLWAPVRLYFAVVVGVFVAQQKIAGGLELLELACHRYWTSVAANGDDKMLDGKTQ, encoded by the exons aTGGCTGTGTCGGTGCGGGGTTTGTATTTTGTACTGACCCTGTTCTTGGCCAGTTTCTTCGGGAGCGTCTTCATGCTGGGTCCGGTCTTACCCCTCATGCTGCTGTCCCCCGCCTGGTACCGCTGGATTACCGATCGCATCGTGGCTACCTGGCTCACCCTGCCTGTG TCCCTGCTGGAGCTGGTGTTCGGCGTAAAGGTGGTGATCACGGGCGACGCCTTCGTCCCCGGGGAGCGCAGCGTCATCATCATGAACCACCGCACGCGCCTCGACTGGATGTTCCTTTGGTGCTGCCTGCTGCGCTACAGCTACCTGCGCCTGGAGAAGATATGTCTCAAGGCCGCTCTCAAGGCCGTGCCCGGCTTCG GCTGGGCCATGCAGGTGGCCTGCTTCGTCTTCATCCATCGTCGCTGGGAGAAGGACAAGGAGCACTTGGGGAATATGCTGGACTACTTCTGTGACATCAGAGAACCTTTGCAGCTGCTGCTTTTCCCAGAGGGCACCGACCTCACCG AGAACACGAGAGTGCGCAGCGACGAGTTCGCCGCGCAGAACAATCTGCCGAAATACCAACACGTGCTGCATCCGCGCACCACCGGTTTCACTTTCATTGTGGAGCGATTGCGAAAAG GAGACAACCTGGATGCAGTACACGACATCACGGTGGCTTACCCCAAGAACATCCCCCAGACCGAGCGCCACCTCATGCTGGGCCACTTCCCGCGCGAAATCCACTTCCACGTGCGGCGCTACCCCGTCGCCACCTTGCCCGCACCCTCCGCCGAGCTGGAGTCGTGGTGCCGCGAGCGCTGGGCCGAGAAGGAGTCGCGCCTGCGGGACTTCTATTCGGGCCAGCCGCGGGCCTTCGACCGGGAGGGCGTGTCGCGGGTGCCCCCGTGCAAGTCGGAGCTGCGCGTGGCTCTCATCAAAGCGGCCTCGCTGCTCTACTGGACCGGCTTCATCGCGCTGTGCTTCGCCGGCCTGTGGCTGTGGGCTCCCGTCAGGTTGTACTTTGCGGTGGTGGTGGGCGTGTTCGTGGCCCAGCAGAAGATAGCAGGTGGGTTGGAGCTGCTCGAGTTGGCCTGCCATCGCTATTGGACCTCCGTGGCGGCCAACGGCGACGACAAGATGCTGGATGGAAAGACGCAGTGA
- the LOC144045598 gene encoding protein yippee-like 5 encodes MGRIFLDHIGGTRLFSCANCDTILTNRSELISTRFTGATGRAFLFNKVVNLQYSEVQDRVMLTGRHMVRDVSCKNCNSKLGWIYEFATEDSQRYKEGRVILERALVRESEGFEEHVPSDNS; translated from the exons ATGGGCCGCATCTTCCTGGACCACATCGGCGGAACGCGCCTGTTCTCTTGCGCCAACTGTGACACCATCCTGACCAACCGCTCCGAACTCATCTCCACCCGATTTACGGGCGCCACCGGCAGAGCCTTCCTCTTCAACAAG GTGGTGAACCTCCAGTACAGCGAGGTTCAGGACCGCGTGATGCTGACGGGCCGACACATGGTGCGAGACGTCAGCTGCAAGAACTGCAACAGCAAGCTGGGCTGGATCTACGAATTCGCCACAGAGGACAGCCAGCGCTACAAGGAAGGCCGAGTCATCCTGGAGAGGGCGCTGGTCCGGGAGAGCGAGGGCTTCGAGGAGCACGTGCCCTCGGACAACTCTTGA